From Triticum aestivum cultivar Chinese Spring chromosome 7B, IWGSC CS RefSeq v2.1, whole genome shotgun sequence:
ttttTATGTCACTTACATAGAACGTGGTAGGAGGGACATGGCTTCATGAGCCGGCCCACACGCTCACGCCGTGCAATTCGTATACAGGGTTCAGCGTATACATTTTGCCAAATATCATTATTACTCTTTATGCATTAGTGAAAGGGGTGTGCCAAAGCGGGGCTCATACAAGTGATTGTGTGTCATAGATTTTCCTGCCCTAAAGAGTACTAATGTGATTCCTATAGAGGCCGGCCTAATGCTAAATAAAAAAATATCTCCTCGGGATATCTTCTTCAAAAAGTAGTTTAGTCTCATTTGCTACAGCTTGAAGTAGTCAAAGGGGCAGAGTATTCAGGACCGATACTTTGTTGTATCGCGCAGATATTTCTCTTTCTACAACCAAATAATTACAAGTACATCTATTGTTATTCCCAAAAGCATGTGGTAGGAGAGACATGGCTTAATGAGGCCCCGTCGCTCACATCTGTGCAATTCGGTATACCAGGTTCTGCGTATACGTTCTGTCAAAGGTTCATATTGTCCTTCATACGTTTATTAGTGAGGGGCGTGGGGCTTGTGCAAAATGGTGATTCTGTTTCCAGCCCTACAGACTAATGAGCGTGTATCTCTTGCTTTCCTTTAGCCGATGGCTGTCAAGTATCAAACGTCtgaccccgcaaaaaaaagtatcAAACGTCTGGTGATTTCAGAGGAGAAACCCCTTCATTAAAGACTAGTTACGCGAGGAGTATGCGAGACTGTACCGTCGGCTGCCTGCTGGTGTCCGGGTCGGGGCTGCCTGCTGAGACGCTGCCGTCGCCTCCCCTTGGTCCTCGCCGAACCTGTTTCTCACATCGTCCAGGAACTCGGTCAGCACCGGATCCTGGATCGGCGACTCCTGCACGCAGCAGACCACCTCGACGCCCACGTTGTCCCAGCAACCGCGGCGCGGCCCCTCCGTCCAGCGCACGGTGAAACGGCACGCGCACCGCTCCACGCCGTCCACGGTGCCGTGCGCTGCCTTCTCCACCTGCATATTTGATCGGCGCCTATTACTACTCACGCATATGCGTGTGTTGAAGAACGCACTGAGTAGGGCGCGACGAGGAGGACTTACGGTTTCGAGGACGGCGTCGTAGTACTTGAGCTCATCGGCGTCGCCCTCGATATCGCACGCGAGGCAGAGCCGGTCGCCCGGGCAGAGATCTCCGCAGCGGGCGTCGTTGAGGGCCGAGCTTTCCCGGCGGAACCTCGCGCGGAGCGCCTCCACGTCGCCAAGGGATGCGAGGTCAGCCCCTGGATCGTACCACTCGTCCGCATCCTCGGGGAAATTCTCGAACATGACGCGCAGCCAGCCGTCCTGCACCACCACGCGCGCGGGGTACCACGCTTCGTCGGACCGCGCGCGGTACTCCATTCCGGGTCGTGGGCGGCGCGGCGTCGGCACCGGCGCGACGGTGGCCTGCCGCTTTTGCGACTTCGGCATTTCCGCGGTACTGTGGGAGTAGTGGCGGCGCTCAGGGTGGTCGGTGGGATTTGGGCCCTAGAGAGAGGGCAGGGCGGCGGGTTTCCCGATACTTTATACCGTCCAGATTCTGGTAATCTTTCTAGGTTTTAGGTTTTTAGATTTGGTCGGCATAATGTGCATAAACGTCCCTCAATCAAAAGAAAATCATAATGTGCAAATACAAAAGGGGATAATTATATTAGGGATATCTCTCCAAATTGCTTAGAGGTTGTTTTGACCAAGATAATCACATTTCAGAGTACACACTTGCTTTAtgaactactcccttcgttcctaaatatttgtctttctagatatttcaacaaatgactacatactaagcaaaatgagtgaatctacactctaaaatatgtttacatacatccatatgttttAACCATTtcaaatgtctagaaagacaaatatttaggaacggaggaagtaagaTTTAGACCGATTATTAACTCATCTATGGAGCCTTCGTTTCAAAGGTGTCCTTCCATTGGGCACCTATTAATATGGGAAATGCTTTAGTATCATACTCTCCCTCAGTCCGGAAATATTTattgcagaaatggatgtatctagacgtattttatttttaatatatttatttttattgatttctccgacaaatattttcagacagagggagtacatgctaAGAAGAACATGTTCCATCATTATTTGTTTCATAATAAGGAAAACTGGCTTCTGCCTCACACAATTGCGTAGGAAACTTCCGTTCGTAATATCTAATTTGTGTGGACTAGATCACACGGATATATTCCAGTTATTCATGTTACAAAGTTAGCAAATTAACTATGAGATGTCGTTTTTGTACTTGAAATATGACAAGTTCACATAAATAAAGAATATATTTCTATAACATATTGGCTCGACAACGTGCCATTGAAGTTTGAATCCTGATGAACTATTCGGATCATATTCAAtctttggtactccctccgtctaggtgagtaagtcatcttaggttgtgcaccgtgatcaaggaggagaagaaaacgagagaacttaatgttcatttgctaattaatagcattgcattcaatgaactaaccactgcatgtcgtgctTGGTAGTCTctagtcattaaaagcatgcacaccccacatctcttattgattgatatgtcaagaaacaagaaacgaggtacaatttaatgcaccgtgcctaagtgttttgagattatttgattttcgtaagatgacttacacacctagacggagggagtactaacatAAGTATGTCCTATATAGTTTCCTACTCATCATACGAGTTATTTACCCAAAAGCACCACACTTGGGATAAGGTAACAACTTGGTACCACATTTGAGACAGGGCACAAAAAACCATCGAAAATGCGTCTAATCTGTAACACGGAGCATTGATAGTCTGATAAGCTTGCGCAAACAACAAAACTGACAAGCTGGGCCCGCATATCGGGCTAACGTGGCGATGACTAAACGCTTTGATCAATTGATGTGGCAAATGAGATTCGGGCCCCGCCTGTCAATCATTTTCAACGAACAACTCTTAGGCGGCAATCATTTTCCTCTTGCCGGAGAGAGTGAGCAGCGCTAGCACGTCCGCCTCTCCATGTAGCTCCGGTGGCCGGGTGCCCAGGCCGGCGCACCGACCAACAAGCAGCGCCCCGCCCCGCCGCACGCCCAGGCTGACGAGCAGTACATGATTGGTCGCGGACGGCGGCTAGTGCCCAAGTTGTAGGAGTAACCACGACGTGTGGTGTTGAGTCCTAGTCGGACACAGATGAGCACTTATAGTAGTTGTAGGATTAGAAGTCCAAACCGAGTAGGTCTGATTGCTAGTCCTAGATGCTATATATGCTCACGTATAACCCCTGTAACTTGTACCGATCAGAAAAGGCAATAAAGAACCAGGCTCGAGACGAGCCTGTTGCAATCCATCATCTTGTTACGCGTGTGTTCCGTCGAGAGAAGTCGCTAGGTTCCGTCGTAGTATACGTACGTGAGTACATACCGGTGAGACGCTGCTGGGAATCGATCAAGCTGGCTGTGTGCTAGCTTGCTTTCTAGCTTTGCAAGTACGTGGAGTTCCTGGGTGATTTGATCTAGGATCAAAAACCAACAACTGGGATCAaaagccaacaattggtatctagagcctcAACGATCTATGATCTACGATGACGGACAGCGACGCTGAGTCAGTCAAGTCCGGCAACCGCGGTTTCAAGGCGAACAAGAAAGGCGACAATGTGAAGAAGGGCGGTAAGTCAGCAACAAGTGGTGGCGGAACGGGCGGCGCCAACGTACAGGCGCATCGCAACATCCCCATCCAGTACCCGATGCTCACCGACGCCAACTACGGCGTGTGGGCGGTGAAGATGAAGACCATTCTTCGAACCCTTCGAGTGTGGGAGGCAATCACAGATGACGACGTCGACGAGGAGTGCGACGAAGGTGCCATGGCCGCCATAGCCCAGTTTGTGCCGGATTCCGTGCTGATGACATTGGCGGAGTTCGAGACAGCAAGAGAGGCGTGGAACGCACTCAAAGAGATGAGGATCGGAGAAGATCGTGTCACGAAGGCTCGGGCACAAGTGCTGAAGCGCCAATTTCACAAGTTGCAAATGGAGGAAACTGAATCGGTGAATGACTATGCCATGCGTCTGACTACTTTAGTGGGAGAGATCCGTGCGCTTGGTGCAAAGCTCGAGGAgactgagattgtggagaagtTTTTCAGTTCGGTGACTGATAAATTCACGTACATCATCGGCACGCTTGAGCAGCTTTACGACATTGACGACATGACCATAACGGAGGCGATCGGACGCTTGCGGACATGGGAAGAGAATTTTCATGGTTGTcggaaaggcaaaggaggaggtgGTGACCAACTCATGTACTCACGCGCAGATTGGGAGTCCCCAAGTAGCAAAGGAAGGCGCAACCTTGGCGAAGTCTCAAGCAACGCGAAGCGCGGCGGACAAACCGAAGAAGGCAAAGGAAAAGGCAAGCCACAAGGTCGTGGTAAGGCGGACCGATCTAAAGAGCGGAAGCCACGGAACTTGGATATGTTCGAGGTCAAGTGCTATAACTGCAACGAGATAGGTCACTttgcgaaggattgtccggagcctaacaagagggagatcaaggcaaatgcgaagcaggaagacgaacgtccaggtcttctgatggccgaagtttgtgatCTCGTGGAGCCTAACAAGCGGGAGATCAAGGAAAATTTGGCAAAGCAGGAAGACGAACGTCCAGGTCTTctgatggccgaagtttgtgatCTCGTCGAAACAGCGGTTGTACAACCAAACCAGAAGGTGCTACTTCATGAGAAAAAAGTAACACCAAAGTTATCCGGGAGCCAGAACATGTCGTGGTATCTCGACACGGGTGCCAGTAACCACATGACGGGGTGCAAGGAGAAGTTCATCGAGCTGGAATATGATGTTCAAGGCTCGGTCAAGTTCGGTGATGGTTCAAATGTGGATATTTGCGGGCAAGGCTCTGTCCTCTTTGAGGGTCTCACAGGAGAACATCGCATACTCACCGGAGTGTACTACATCCCACGGCTTCGAAACAACATCATCTCTGTCGGGAAACTTGACGAGGATGGATGCAAGGTGGATATTGAGAACGGAGTGATGACgatcttcgacaacctccgaaacATGCTAGCGCGTGTGAATCGCACGCGGAACAGGCTCTATATCCTCAACCTTGATcaatctcaaccggagtgttggctcgccaagagtgatgatgattcgtGGTTATGGCATGCTAGATTTGGACACGTTAACTTCTACGCCTTGAAGAAGATGTCGAAGATGGAGATGGTATCTGGGATGCCGTTCATCGACCATGTTGATCGAGTATGTGATGGGTGCTTGGTTGGAAAACAGCACCGCAGGCCGTTCCCTGCTCAGTCTACCTATCGTGCAAGTGATGCACTTGAGTTGCTCCATGGTGATCTATGTGGCCCTATCACCCCAGCAACTCACGGAGGAAAGAAATACTTTTTCCTTGTGGTAGATGACTACTCGAGATACATGTGGGTTGTTCTCCTACGATCTAAAGATGAGGCGCTTGAAGCGTTCAAGAAACTGAAGGCTGCAACGGAGATGGAACACAAGTTGAAGGTTCGCGCTCTACGGAGAGATCGCGGCGGAGAGTTTACGTCGAACGAGTTCAATGACTACTGCGAGAAGATTGGCATAAAGAGGTTCCTCACAGCACCTTATACGCCATAGCAGAACGGGGTTGTTGAAAGGCGCAATCGAACCGTCGTTGACATGGCGAGAAGTTTACTCAAGAGCAAGAACTTGCCGGGGACTTTTTGGGGAGAAGCTGTCTCGACGGCGGTCTATCTTCTCAATCGGGCTCCAACGAAGGCGGTGATTGGCAAGAGTCCGTATGAAGCAATTTACGAACAAAAGCCGAATGTGTCTCATCTACGGACGTTTGGGTGTGTGGCGCACGTGAAGACGGCGGAGCCGCATCTCTCAAAGCTTGCCGATCGTAGCACCAAGATGGTGTTCATCGAATACAAGAGGAGTTCTGGCACCAAGGCATACCGCTTCTACGATCCACGAACCAAGCGTCTACGGATTTCACGCGACGTTGTGTTTGAAGAAAACCAAGCGTGGAATTGGAGCGCAGCAGCCGACGATGCTCCAAACGGTAACATATTCACAGTTGAATTTCCAACTGATGATGATGCAAGGGAGGATGTCCAGGTGGTTGGCAAGACACCCAACCAAGGTGACCACAATGGAAGTGATCATCATGGTGCCGACACCGACGACGACGCGCATGGGTCGCAAGGTGATAGCGACAACGACGCGCAAGACATGGGTAGAGATCTCGGCAATGACATCGACAACGAGGCGCATAGTGATGATGACAATCAAGATGATGGTCACGATCACGACGACTACGCCGACGACGCGGGTGCCAACGACCCGGCATCTACCACGCCCGAGACTCAACCGTCTTCCTCAAGTGCATTGACGCCGACACAATTTGTGTCGCCCCCTTCGCAAGCCACAACGAATTCTTTCGGGCCTCGTCGCTACAAGCCCCTCAAGAAAGTCTACAAGTACGCAAAGCCAGTTACACTTGAGTACTCCGATTTGTGTTTACTCGGAGTTGAGGAGCCAGCGAACTTCGTAGAGGCGAGCAAAAgttcaagttggatgcacgccatgGATGAGGAGATGAAGGCGATCGAGAGAAATGGCAGGTGGACTTTGGTAACCCGACCTCCGAACCAAAAGGCCATAGGTTTGAAGTGGGTTTACAAGTTAAAGAAGGACACAAAGGGTGCAATTGTGAAGTACAAGGCAAGACTCGTTGGAAAGGGCTACGTACAACGTCAAGGAGTTAACTATGAGGAGGTGTTTGCACCAGTTGCTCGAATCGAGTCGGTGAGAGTGCTCCTAGCTTTGGCAGCACAAGAGGATTGGAAAGTTCATCATACGGATGTTAAATCTGCTTTCCTCAACGGCGATCTCACAGAAGAAGTGTACGCAGAACATCCCCTCAGCTacgagaagaaaggagaagaagggaaagtgcACAAGCTCAAGAAGGCACTTTACGGGCTGAAGCAAGCGCCAAGAGCTTGGAACTCAAAGTTAGACCGAAGTTTGGTCATGCTCGAGTTCAAAAGATGTCCCCATGATGATCCAAAAGACATTCTACCAAGCACCGAAGAACAGGTGAAGGTTAAAGACGCGACCAAGGAGGAGTGCTGGCGTCAAGCTACGGACGAGCCGACGACAAAAAAACGATCCCTGAAATGCTACAAGAAACGGCAAAAGCAATGCCAAGGATAATGCTTATGAGTAGTAGTCATCGCATTTGGGACCCAGGTCGGCATTAACGACCACGTCGTGTTTAGGGGGTGAATGTAGGAGTAACCACGACGTGTGGTGTTGAGTCCTAGTCGGACACAGATGAGCACTTACAGTAGTTGTAGGATTAGAAGTCCAAACCGAATAGGTCTGATTGCTAGTCCTAAATGCTATATATGCTCACGTATAACCCTGTAACTTGTACCGATCAGAAAAGGCAATAAAGAACCAGGCTCGAGACGAGCCTGTTGCAATCCATCATCTTGTTACGCGTGTGTTCCGTCGAGAGAAGTCGCTAGGTTCCGTCGTAGTATACGTACGTGAGTACATACCGGCGAGACGCTGCTGGGAATCGATCAAGCTGGCTGTGTGCTAGCTTGCTTTCTAGCTTTGCAAGTACGTGGAGTTCCTGGGTGATTTGATCTAGGATCAAAAACCAACAACTGGGATCAaaagccaacaattggtatctagagcctcAACGATCTACGATCTACGATGACGGACAGCGACGCTGAGTCGGTCTAGTCCGGCAACGGCGGTTCCAAGGCGAACAAGAAAGGCGACAATGTGAAGAAGGGCGGTAAGTCAGCAACAAGTGGTGGCGGAACGGGCGGCGCCAACGTACAGGCGCATCGCAACATCCCCATCCAGTACCCGATGCTCACCGACGCCAACTACGGCGTGTGGGCGGTGAAGATGAAGATCATTCTCCGCACCCTTCGAGTGTGGGAGGCAATCATAGACGACGACGTCGACGAGGAGTGCGACGAAGGTGCCATGGCCGCCATAGCCCAGTCTGTGCCGGATTCCGTGCTGATGACATTGGCGGAGTTCGAGACAGCAAGAGAGGTGTGGAACGCACTCAAAGAGATGAGGATCGGAGAAGATCGTGTCACGAAGGCTCGGGCACAAGTGCTGAAGCGCCAATTTCACAAGTTGCAAATGGAGGAAACTGAATCGGTGAATGACTATGCCATGTGTCTGACTACTTTAGTGGGAGAGATCCGCGCGCTTGGTGCAAAGCTCGAGGAGACCGAGATTGTGGAGAAGTTTTTCAGTTCGGTGACTGATAAATTCACGCACATCATCGGCACGCTCGAGCAGCTTTACGACATCGATGACATGACCATAACGGAGGCGATCGGACGCTTGCGGACATGGGAAGAGAATGTTCATGGTTGTcggaaaggcaaaggaggaggtgGTGACCAACTCATGTACTCACGCGCAGATTGGGAGTTTCCAAGTAGTAAAGGAAGGCGCAACGTTGGCGAAGGCTCAAGCAACGCGAAGCGCGGCGGACAAACCGAAGAAGGCAAAGGAAAAGGCAAGCCACAAGGTCGTGGTATGGCAAAAAACCATCGAAAATGCACCTAATCTGTAACACGGAGCATTGATagcaaagttttaaatagcgcgctaagcatcttagcggcggacctcttccaaatgctatagcgggctatagcggagctatagcgcgctatttaaaatgtttgttcatttgtttggaccaaagtcccttagcgcaagaccttttgtaaacgctatagcgtgctatagcggagctatagcgggctatttaaaacagtGATTGATAGTCTGATAAGCTTGCGCAAACAACAAAACTGACAAGCTGGGCCCGCATATCGGGCTAACGTGGCGATGACTAAACGCTTTGATCAACTGATGTGGCAAATGAGATTTGGGCCCCACGTGTCAATCATTTTCATCGAACAACTCTTAGGCGGCAATCATTTTCCTCTTGTCGGAGAGAGTGAGCAGCGCTAGCACGTCCGCCTCTCCATGTAGCTCCGGTGGCCGGGTGCCCAGGCCGGCGCACCGACCAACAAGCAGCGCCCCGCCCCGCCGCACGCCCAGGCTGACGAGCAGTACATGATTGGTCGCGGACGGCGGCTAGTGCCCAAGTTGTAGGAGTAACCACGACGTGTGGTGTTGAGTCCTAGTCGGACACAGATGAGCACTTATAGTAGTTGTAGGATTAGAAGTCCAAACCGAGTAGGTCTGATTGCTAGTCCTAGATGCTATATATGCTCACGTATAACCCCTGTAACTTGTACCGATCAGAAAAGGCAATAAAGAACC
This genomic window contains:
- the LOC123162320 gene encoding uncharacterized protein, which gives rise to MPKSQKRQATVAPVPTPRRPRPGMEYRARSDEAWYPARVVVQDGWLRVMFENFPEDADEWYDPGADLASLGDVEALRARFRRESSALNDARCGDLCPGDRLCLACDIEGDADELKYYDAVLETVEKAAHGTVDGVERCACRFTVRWTEGPRRGCWDNVGVEVVCCVQESPIQDPVLTEFLDDVRNRFGEDQGEATAASQQAAPTRTPAGSRRYSLAYSSRN